The following proteins are encoded in a genomic region of Flammeovirga pectinis:
- a CDS encoding DUF4301 family protein, protein METIEMSITTKFLPEDIALMERKGINIETVEKQLNYFKKGFEYANIIRPATIGDGIIKLSDEEINDFVDKYEESIKGNSLVKFVPASGAATRMFKALLEFKNDLEAKDTFAEPDLEKSKGLVADFFNNIIHFPLYTEIYSEVAQKLGSLDVLVANKEYKSILEATFSSDRLHLANRPKGLIGFHKYNGEVRTPVQEHLIEGANYAKDENGVVNLHFTVSPEHYDQFVELTNVYKEVYSKRYDAKFEISFSTQLPSTDTIAATAQNEPFRKEEDGELLFRPGGHGALLENLNNIDADIVFVKNIDNVTSDRLKEDTYKYKKALASILVDTQTKIFSFLRRYNEGERSEELTHEVIEFCMKRLGWSLGEELNGLTQDEMESYFFDKLNRPIRVCGMVKNEGEPGGGPFWLKDGNHRSLQIVESAQINFANPVRREIANAATHFNPVDLVCGLKDYKGDKFDLMQYRNENAGFITHKSRDGQEIQAIELPGLWNGSMAYWTTLFVEVPVSTFTPVKTVNDLLRPEHR, encoded by the coding sequence TTGGAAACAATAGAAATGTCAATAACAACAAAGTTTTTACCGGAGGATATTGCGTTAATGGAGCGTAAAGGAATCAATATTGAAACTGTAGAAAAACAATTAAACTACTTCAAAAAAGGATTTGAATATGCAAATATCATTAGACCTGCTACAATTGGAGATGGAATAATTAAATTATCTGATGAAGAAATAAATGATTTTGTTGATAAATACGAAGAGTCGATTAAAGGTAATTCTTTAGTAAAGTTTGTTCCTGCATCAGGTGCAGCTACGCGTATGTTTAAAGCTTTACTTGAATTTAAAAATGATTTAGAAGCTAAAGATACTTTTGCTGAACCAGACCTAGAAAAAAGTAAGGGATTGGTGGCAGATTTCTTTAATAATATCATTCACTTTCCATTATATACTGAAATTTACTCTGAAGTAGCTCAGAAATTAGGAAGCCTTGATGTACTTGTCGCTAATAAAGAATACAAAAGTATTTTAGAGGCAACTTTTTCAAGTGATAGATTACATCTTGCAAATAGACCTAAAGGTTTAATCGGTTTCCATAAATATAATGGGGAAGTTCGAACTCCTGTGCAAGAACACCTTATTGAAGGAGCAAATTATGCAAAAGATGAAAATGGAGTAGTCAACCTTCATTTTACGGTTTCTCCAGAACATTATGATCAATTTGTAGAATTAACAAATGTCTACAAAGAAGTATATAGTAAAAGGTATGATGCAAAATTTGAGATTTCATTCTCAACTCAGTTACCTTCTACAGATACTATTGCAGCAACAGCACAAAATGAACCTTTCAGAAAAGAAGAAGATGGAGAATTATTATTTAGACCTGGTGGGCACGGTGCATTACTAGAAAATTTAAATAATATAGATGCTGATATTGTCTTTGTTAAAAACATTGATAATGTAACTTCTGATAGATTAAAAGAAGATACTTATAAATACAAAAAAGCTTTAGCTAGTATTTTAGTAGATACACAAACAAAAATCTTCTCATTTTTGAGAAGATACAACGAAGGTGAGAGGAGTGAAGAGTTAACTCACGAAGTAATTGAGTTTTGTATGAAGCGTTTAGGTTGGAGCTTAGGCGAAGAACTAAATGGTTTGACACAAGATGAAATGGAATCTTACTTCTTTGATAAACTAAACAGACCTATTAGAGTTTGTGGAATGGTTAAAAATGAAGGAGAACCTGGTGGAGGTCCATTCTGGTTGAAAGATGGAAATCATAGATCTTTACAAATTGTAGAAAGTGCTCAAATAAACTTTGCTAATCCAGTTCGTAGAGAAATCGCCAATGCAGCAACGCACTTCAATCCAGTAGATTTAGTTTGTGGATTAAAAGATTATAAAGGGGATAAATTTGATTTAATGCAGTACCGTAATGAGAACGCAGGTTTCATTACGCATAAATCTAGAGACGGACAAGAAATTCAAGCAATTGAACTTCCTGGCTTATGGAATGGTTCTATGGCATATTGGACTACATTATTTGTAGAAGTTCCGGTGTCTACATTTACTCCAGTTAAGACAGTAAATGATTTATTAAGACCAGAACATAGATAA
- a CDS encoding tetratricopeptide repeat protein, with product MENHSFNKETIVKYISITALISNILILLTLKIEGLSERIGWGINGYVDTIKTPLFDFEKWQTVFSIQVDSFLVLENYVGNNITFSTEIYTFYGLALLIGFSIFLGSISGLTRIWHAVLFGIFALLIGTLHLENLQILSSIHDKAFTGVVLLIYIAVSYYFHVKKTINFTYRLLCYLFIGGILSSIISLLGNTEYWIAESVSYSFGSLAILSLLFVLFISTAIPFGILFLTSFKNIGGNNGDSARHFYVFYTIYSLNLVYAYLVEFHSIDWGLYYIPPALLFVISTVVGLYIIKQQEELFHIAVRESQIIYWIYLGGSIIATATYCFHLAIFDTSFTHVMDQSILILFIGFGFVSVIYISYNFYDVLKKNLPAYKVAFKPQNIDFLSTWAIGLLLSIGLFYINNFNVYRNSWVAYYNGLGDIELLQDNAYLAEERYNFSNMYNSWNFKGNYMLGSIAEQNKKYSAAYVRFDKSSKETTTPQSFIKSAQLQVNNKNLLEAILILQKGIQQFPSNKEIYNNLALSFYEINEIDSTLFYLDKGQKISGEDSNILSSNFLGVATLSKTDITKLEGHLNELNNSTKVSEAVNQLAYLNSNAVGGNKPFIPDFLADSLLNGDQVSYIYNYTINATFRDGYNDIDKYISKYLNNYENSEYKQQLLFASALNNLNSEKYYSSWSNFDELSNKYGQTNGYYDFLLGLNAFQNNKFELAYEHLNTAFKTGQTSAIYPLALVASQLKSKVESKKIWDNVFKLNMIEDPSIIKYYLDNDKIRDFTATDYVNYIVFNHKKKSVQDLFQHILKISSEQNQIELIELLLQDYISNRDTDKAIALIKEVEASFTLNNELATLILHTNYLLKISSLNIDDLIKVLDTTSAEGKLYSDIYKNTNFLKNEDVESLFWNDAFGEFYSSKLISEEKTEEAYQLVSDLLKVNPYSEIATANYIRVCFKLGLKQYAESSRLEAEYLLSSSASNRINELYSRLKIEYQKEISTWE from the coding sequence ATGGAAAACCATTCTTTTAATAAAGAGACAATAGTTAAATACATTAGTATAACTGCTTTAATATCAAATATATTAATACTTTTAACCTTAAAGATTGAGGGCTTATCTGAACGAATTGGATGGGGAATTAATGGATATGTTGATACAATAAAAACACCTCTTTTTGATTTTGAAAAATGGCAAACAGTCTTTTCTATACAAGTCGATTCATTTTTAGTGCTTGAAAACTATGTTGGTAATAATATTACGTTTTCGACTGAAATATATACTTTTTATGGCCTTGCCTTATTAATTGGATTCTCGATTTTTTTAGGAAGTATTAGTGGACTTACAAGAATATGGCATGCAGTTCTATTTGGAATATTTGCATTATTAATTGGTACATTACATTTAGAAAATCTACAAATTTTATCATCAATACATGATAAAGCTTTTACTGGAGTAGTTTTATTAATTTACATAGCTGTAAGTTATTATTTTCATGTAAAGAAGACTATCAATTTTACCTACAGGTTATTGTGTTATTTATTTATTGGAGGAATTTTAAGTTCTATTATTTCATTACTTGGAAATACTGAATATTGGATTGCTGAGAGTGTAAGTTATAGTTTTGGTAGTTTAGCTATTTTAAGTTTATTATTTGTACTATTTATTTCGACAGCTATACCCTTTGGCATCTTATTTTTAACAAGTTTCAAAAATATTGGAGGTAATAATGGAGATAGTGCTAGACATTTTTATGTATTCTATACTATCTATTCTTTAAATTTAGTTTATGCATATTTAGTGGAATTCCACTCTATAGACTGGGGACTTTACTACATCCCTCCTGCACTACTTTTTGTTATCTCAACAGTAGTCGGTTTATACATCATAAAACAACAAGAAGAGCTATTCCATATTGCAGTAAGAGAATCTCAAATTATCTATTGGATTTATCTTGGAGGTAGTATTATTGCAACAGCTACATATTGTTTTCACCTTGCCATATTTGATACTTCATTTACACATGTGATGGATCAATCTATACTTATATTATTTATAGGCTTTGGCTTTGTATCGGTAATCTACATCTCTTATAACTTTTATGATGTACTTAAAAAGAATTTACCGGCCTATAAAGTAGCATTCAAGCCTCAGAATATAGATTTTTTATCTACTTGGGCTATTGGCTTATTACTATCAATTGGTCTATTTTATATAAATAACTTTAATGTTTATAGAAACTCTTGGGTAGCTTATTATAATGGATTAGGAGATATAGAACTTCTACAAGATAATGCCTACTTAGCTGAAGAAAGATATAATTTCTCTAACATGTACAATAGCTGGAATTTTAAAGGTAATTATATGCTTGGGAGCATTGCTGAACAAAATAAAAAATACTCAGCAGCTTATGTGAGGTTTGATAAATCTTCTAAAGAAACTACAACACCTCAGTCATTCATTAAATCAGCACAACTGCAGGTGAATAATAAAAATTTGCTTGAAGCAATTCTTATTCTACAAAAAGGTATTCAACAGTTCCCATCAAATAAGGAAATTTACAATAATCTAGCATTATCATTTTATGAAATAAATGAAATCGATAGTACACTTTTTTATTTAGATAAAGGCCAAAAAATATCAGGAGAAGATAGTAACATTTTATCAAGTAATTTTTTAGGGGTTGCAACACTATCTAAAACTGATATTACTAAACTTGAAGGGCATTTAAATGAATTAAACAATTCTACCAAAGTAAGTGAGGCTGTAAATCAATTGGCTTATTTAAATTCTAACGCTGTTGGAGGTAATAAACCGTTTATCCCAGATTTTTTAGCAGATTCATTATTAAATGGAGATCAAGTAAGCTATATATATAATTATACTATTAATGCTACATTTAGAGATGGTTATAACGATATTGATAAATACATCTCTAAATATTTAAATAATTATGAAAATTCAGAATACAAGCAACAATTATTATTTGCTTCTGCATTAAATAACCTAAACTCAGAAAAATATTATTCTAGTTGGAGTAATTTTGACGAGTTATCTAATAAATATGGGCAAACTAATGGATATTATGATTTCTTATTAGGACTGAATGCATTTCAGAATAATAAATTTGAATTAGCATATGAACACCTCAATACAGCTTTTAAAACTGGGCAAACAAGTGCTATTTATCCACTCGCACTTGTGGCTAGTCAGTTAAAATCCAAAGTAGAAAGTAAAAAAATATGGGATAACGTCTTTAAATTAAATATGATTGAAGACCCATCTATTATCAAATACTATTTAGATAACGACAAGATTAGAGATTTTACAGCAACAGACTATGTAAATTATATAGTATTCAATCACAAAAAGAAATCTGTTCAAGACCTTTTTCAACATATATTAAAAATTTCATCTGAACAAAATCAAATTGAACTGATAGAACTTCTATTACAAGATTATATTTCTAACAGAGATACTGATAAGGCCATTGCATTGATAAAAGAAGTAGAAGCTTCTTTTACATTAAATAATGAGCTTGCTACATTAATATTACACACAAATTATTTATTAAAAATATCATCTTTAAACATTGATGACCTTATTAAGGTTTTAGATACAACTTCTGCTGAAGGAAAATTATATAGTGATATATATAAAAATACTAATTTCTTAAAAAATGAAGATGTAGAATCTCTTTTTTGGAATGATGCTTTTGGAGAGTTTTACAGTAGCAAACTAATTTCAGAAGAAAAAACAGAAGAGGCTTACCAATTAGTAAGTGATTTATTAAAGGTTAACCCTTATTCTGAAATTGCAACAGCTAATTATATCAGAGTTTGTTTTAAACTAGGGTTAAAACAATATGCAGAATCGAGTAGATTAGAAGCAGAATATTTATTATCATCTTCTGCTTCAAATAGAATAAATGAGTTATATTCAAGATTGAAAATTGAATATCAAAAAGAAATATCAACTTGGGAATAA